In one window of Frigoriglobus tundricola DNA:
- a CDS encoding DUF1559 domain-containing protein, whose product MSSFRAKQTTGRGFTLIELLVVIAIIAILIGLLLPAVQKVREAAARMKCQNNLKQIGLALHGYHDSNSAFPGGGFNYQPYGYRDSAVNAVAVSGTPYPWNDYRSGGWAFQILPYIEQGNVYSSTDLSVIEGTSVPIYICPSRRTTGTNSNGIAQIDYLGNAYNSYASSAGQGIIKPYNYGRTTMVGVTDGTSNTIAVGEKNLCKANFGTGSDVSDCPGWSWGVDSGGSGNWDATTLTNNHAFAAQADLSASSGCSTGTHGFGSSHTGVFNALYLDGSVKSVPFSVAYATIQYLLNISDGTPLPSDAP is encoded by the coding sequence ATGAGTTCGTTTCGTGCGAAGCAAACAACCGGGCGCGGGTTCACGCTTATCGAGTTGCTGGTGGTGATCGCGATCATCGCGATCCTGATCGGCCTCCTGCTCCCCGCCGTCCAGAAGGTCCGCGAGGCCGCGGCCCGCATGAAGTGCCAGAACAACCTGAAGCAGATCGGTCTCGCCCTGCACGGCTATCACGATTCGAACAGCGCCTTCCCGGGCGGCGGCTTCAACTACCAACCCTACGGCTACCGGGACTCGGCCGTGAACGCGGTCGCGGTATCGGGCACGCCGTACCCGTGGAACGACTACCGGAGCGGGGGCTGGGCGTTCCAGATCCTGCCGTACATCGAACAGGGCAACGTGTACTCCTCCACGGACCTGTCGGTGATCGAGGGCACCTCGGTCCCGATCTACATCTGCCCGTCCCGGCGCACCACCGGAACCAACTCGAACGGGATCGCTCAGATCGACTACCTGGGTAATGCATATAACTCTTACGCCTCGTCGGCCGGTCAGGGCATCATCAAGCCGTACAACTACGGGCGGACCACGATGGTGGGGGTGACCGACGGGACCAGCAACACGATCGCCGTCGGGGAGAAGAACCTGTGCAAGGCCAACTTCGGCACCGGTAGCGACGTGTCCGACTGTCCGGGCTGGTCCTGGGGCGTGGACTCCGGCGGGTCCGGCAACTGGGACGCCACAACTTTAACGAACAACCACGCGTTCGCGGCCCAGGCCGATCTGAGTGCCAGCAGCGGTTGCAGCACAGGGACGCACGGGTTCGGCTCGTCGCACACGGGCGTGTTCAACGCGCTGTACCTCGACGGGTCGGTCAAAAGTGTCCCGTTCTCCGTCGCGTATGCCACCATCCAATACCTGCTCAACATTTCGGACGGGACCCCGTTGCCGTCCGATGCCCCGTGA
- a CDS encoding DUF1501 domain-containing protein, with protein sequence MFSLLSSAPARLCDGVTRREALTVGALGAAALGLPDLLRVRAAAPPKKPRACIILFLLGAPPQQETWDPKPDSPAEVRGDLGVIRTATPGLVIGETMTRTSRHTDKIAVLRAVATNDNAHSASGYYMTTGRPHAPMQVENAKPGAPNDWPSVGGVVRKFLQPGCPLPAAVTLPEQSANDGGLTWPGQDAGFLGRAADPWFINCEPESERFEVPTLTLPGDMPPARFDGRKGLLEALARAHLGGGAPAEPDAHVRRAFEMITSPVARRAFDLGAEGVKARDRYGRTRFGQSCLLARRLVEAGVPLVRVNWTRLPNCPNNGHWDTHTQNSLAMKKMMPALDAAYTALLEDLSDRGMLDDTLVVWMAEFGRTPKINGAGGRDHWGPVFSVALAGGGVQGGAVYGASDKLAAYPKDGRVTPQDLHATIYHVLGIPADAEIYDTVGRPLAVYRGEPVKAVLG encoded by the coding sequence ATGTTCTCTCTGCTCTCCTCCGCCCCCGCGCGACTGTGCGACGGCGTGACCCGCCGCGAGGCCCTGACCGTCGGCGCGCTCGGCGCGGCGGCGCTGGGGCTGCCCGACCTGCTCCGGGTCCGCGCGGCCGCGCCGCCGAAGAAGCCGCGGGCGTGCATCATCCTGTTCCTGCTCGGTGCGCCGCCGCAACAGGAGACCTGGGACCCGAAACCGGATTCGCCCGCGGAGGTCCGGGGCGACCTGGGGGTGATCCGGACCGCCACGCCGGGGCTCGTCATCGGCGAGACGATGACACGGACCAGCCGGCACACGGACAAGATCGCGGTCCTGCGCGCGGTGGCCACCAACGACAACGCCCACTCGGCCTCGGGCTACTACATGACCACCGGCCGGCCGCACGCGCCGATGCAGGTCGAGAACGCCAAGCCCGGCGCGCCGAACGACTGGCCGAGCGTCGGCGGGGTGGTGCGCAAGTTCCTTCAGCCGGGCTGCCCGCTGCCCGCGGCCGTCACCCTCCCCGAGCAGAGCGCCAACGACGGCGGCCTGACGTGGCCCGGCCAGGACGCGGGCTTCCTCGGCCGCGCCGCCGATCCGTGGTTCATCAACTGCGAGCCGGAATCGGAGCGCTTCGAGGTGCCGACGCTCACGCTGCCCGGCGACATGCCGCCGGCGCGTTTCGATGGTCGAAAGGGCCTCCTCGAGGCGCTCGCCCGCGCGCACCTCGGCGGGGGCGCGCCCGCCGAACCCGACGCCCACGTCCGCCGCGCGTTCGAGATGATCACGTCGCCGGTCGCGCGCCGGGCGTTCGATCTCGGGGCCGAGGGCGTGAAGGCCCGCGACCGCTACGGCCGCACAAGGTTCGGCCAGTCCTGCCTGCTCGCGCGCCGGCTGGTGGAGGCCGGTGTGCCGCTGGTTCGTGTGAACTGGACCCGGCTGCCGAACTGTCCGAACAACGGCCACTGGGACACGCACACGCAGAACTCGCTGGCGATGAAGAAGATGATGCCGGCGCTCGATGCGGCGTACACGGCGCTACTGGAGGACCTCAGCGACCGCGGGATGCTGGACGACACGCTGGTGGTGTGGATGGCGGAGTTCGGCCGCACCCCGAAGATCAACGGCGCGGGCGGGCGCGACCACTGGGGGCCGGTGTTCTCGGTGGCGCTCGCGGGCGGCGGCGTGCAGGGCGGGGCGGTGTACGGCGCGAGCGACAAACTGGCCGCGTACCCCAAGGACGGCCGCGTGACGCCGCAAGACCTGCACGCCACCATTTATCACGTACTCGGCATCCCCGCGGACGCGGAAATCTACGACACCGTTGGTCGCCCGCTCGCGGTCTACCGCGGCGAACCGGTGAAAGCGGTTCTGGGGTGA
- the ggt gene encoding gamma-glutamyltransferase — translation MFRYSFVGSLALFTSALLLSADRPTGQPGRAGRSVTVAQNGMVATSHPLAAQIGLDVLKKGGNAVDAAIATNAAMGLMEPTSCGIGGDLYAIVWDAKTQKLYGLNASGRAPGRATLAYFAEKKLKDIPTTGPLSWSVPGCVDGWDQLRQKFGTRSFQELLAPSIGYAESGVPVPEVIAGYWQSVNRMRDPGMRDTFLIRDGDQHRAPRSGEVFKNPALAKSYALIAGGGRDAFYQGEIAEKIVALSEQVGGLFTRKDFADHKSEWVEPVRTTYRGYDVWEIPPPGQGIAALQMLNLLEPFDLKTMGPESADYWHLLVEAKKLAFADRAKFYADPVFAKVPVRELISKEYAAGRAKLLDPKKALTEVPPGDPKLGAAETIYLTVVDKDRNCVSLIQSNYGGFGSGLAAPGTGFGIQNRGCLFALDAAHANKLEPGKRPFHTIIPALVTRGGKPFFTFGVMGGDMQPQGHAQVLVNLIDFGMNAQAAGEAPRVEHVGSATPTGTAGKPDGGTIKAEYGIPEAVVKELTRRGHTVERVKVNSGGYQGILIDPNTGVLHGGSEARKDGAAVGY, via the coding sequence ATGTTTCGCTATTCGTTCGTCGGCTCGCTGGCGCTGTTCACGTCCGCGCTACTGCTGTCGGCGGACCGCCCGACCGGCCAGCCGGGCAGAGCGGGGCGCTCGGTCACCGTCGCCCAGAACGGCATGGTCGCGACCAGCCATCCGCTCGCGGCGCAAATCGGCTTGGACGTTCTCAAAAAGGGGGGCAACGCGGTGGACGCGGCCATCGCCACGAACGCCGCAATGGGCCTCATGGAGCCGACCTCGTGCGGCATCGGCGGCGACCTGTACGCGATCGTCTGGGACGCCAAGACCCAGAAACTGTACGGGCTCAACGCCAGCGGCCGGGCGCCGGGCCGGGCCACGCTCGCGTACTTCGCCGAGAAGAAACTGAAGGACATCCCCACGACCGGGCCGCTGAGCTGGTCCGTGCCGGGGTGCGTGGACGGCTGGGACCAGCTCCGCCAGAAGTTCGGCACCCGGAGCTTCCAGGAGCTGCTCGCCCCGAGCATCGGGTACGCCGAGAGCGGCGTACCGGTGCCGGAAGTGATCGCGGGGTACTGGCAGTCGGTCAACCGGATGCGGGACCCCGGCATGCGCGACACGTTCCTCATCCGCGACGGCGACCAGCACCGCGCCCCACGCAGCGGAGAGGTGTTCAAGAACCCGGCCCTCGCGAAGTCGTACGCCCTGATCGCGGGGGGCGGCCGGGACGCCTTTTATCAGGGCGAGATCGCGGAGAAGATCGTCGCCCTCTCGGAGCAGGTGGGCGGCCTGTTCACGCGCAAAGATTTCGCCGACCACAAATCCGAGTGGGTCGAGCCGGTGAGGACGACCTACCGCGGGTACGACGTGTGGGAGATCCCGCCCCCCGGCCAGGGCATCGCGGCGCTCCAGATGTTGAACCTGCTCGAACCCTTCGACCTCAAGACGATGGGACCGGAATCGGCCGACTACTGGCACCTGCTCGTGGAGGCCAAGAAGCTCGCGTTCGCGGACCGGGCGAAGTTCTACGCCGATCCCGTGTTCGCGAAGGTGCCGGTTCGTGAACTCATTTCCAAGGAGTACGCGGCCGGGCGGGCGAAGCTCCTGGACCCGAAGAAGGCCCTCACCGAGGTTCCGCCGGGCGACCCGAAACTCGGTGCGGCCGAAACGATCTACCTCACGGTCGTGGACAAGGACCGCAACTGCGTCTCGCTGATCCAGAGCAACTACGGCGGGTTCGGGTCGGGCCTGGCGGCGCCGGGAACGGGGTTCGGCATTCAAAACCGCGGCTGCCTGTTCGCCCTCGACGCGGCCCACGCCAACAAGCTCGAACCGGGCAAGCGGCCGTTCCACACGATCATCCCCGCGCTGGTGACCCGCGGGGGCAAACCGTTCTTCACGTTCGGGGTGATGGGCGGCGACATGCAGCCGCAAGGGCACGCGCAAGTGCTCGTGAACCTGATCGATTTCGGGATGAACGCCCAGGCCGCCGGCGAGGCCCCACGGGTGGAACACGTGGGCAGCGCGACGCCGACCGGCACGGCGGGCAAACCGGACGGCGGTACAATCAAGGCGGAGTACGGCATCCCCGAGGCCGTGGTCAAAGAGCTGACGCGCCGGGGCCACACGGTCGAGCGCGTGAAGGTGAACAGCGGCGGCTACCAGGGCATTCTCATCGACCCGAACACCGGCGTGCTGCACGGCGGGAGCGAGGCCCGGAAGGACGGCGCCGCGGTGGGGTACTGA
- a CDS encoding glycosyltransferase family 4 protein, with translation MKLGVDLGHITEGATGGLVPYLQGVLEALFVGWPQHEIVIFGSPSNEPLFPNLPPHVRRLTLDAEGYYPLLGVCAAALDIDVLFSAYPSDAEMAFPPARRVVMIPDCQQEFFPEFFDPETLRSRRATFGSVLRGAGAIATLSEHARCTLLSQPDARCRDVFVSSPALRTESHRPTLDSLTDEERGLLPRGDYFIYPANLWPHKNHRRVLEAFERFLRGATRPTEFVFTGHPQGWEDLRRSFPGLPIRHLGFVRRGFLQVLLARARALIFFSLFEGFGMPLLEAFASGTPVACSNTTSLPEVGGDAVATCDPTDPAAMSALMALVSTDEDARARLVERGRERLTRYDWTASAAQLVEAFERVRDRTGGVRSAAPDTVRAVVQFVRTVQADRAARLGVIQNLEAHLRSSEAAQAEQNRRLVNALQEVEADRKHLLARIDHLQAALNRPWPLRWLRSCARLLKRRLPGTSLTGGAGAPRR, from the coding sequence ATGAAGCTCGGCGTGGATCTCGGCCACATCACCGAGGGCGCAACGGGCGGCCTCGTGCCCTACCTCCAGGGCGTTCTGGAAGCCCTCTTCGTGGGGTGGCCCCAGCACGAGATCGTGATCTTCGGCAGCCCGTCCAACGAACCGCTGTTCCCGAACCTTCCCCCCCACGTTCGCCGACTCACGCTCGACGCGGAGGGCTATTACCCGCTGCTCGGCGTTTGCGCCGCCGCCCTGGACATCGACGTCCTCTTCTCCGCCTACCCGTCCGACGCGGAGATGGCGTTCCCGCCGGCGCGCCGTGTGGTCATGATCCCGGACTGCCAGCAAGAGTTTTTCCCCGAGTTTTTCGACCCCGAGACGCTCCGCAGCCGGCGCGCGACGTTCGGATCGGTCCTGCGCGGTGCCGGTGCGATCGCCACGCTGTCCGAGCACGCCCGGTGCACGTTGTTGAGTCAACCGGACGCCAGGTGCCGGGACGTGTTCGTGAGCAGTCCCGCGCTCCGCACAGAGTCGCACCGGCCGACACTCGACAGTCTGACGGACGAGGAACGGGGACTGCTCCCCCGGGGCGACTACTTCATTTACCCGGCCAACCTCTGGCCCCACAAGAACCATCGCCGCGTCCTCGAGGCGTTCGAGCGGTTCCTGCGCGGCGCCACGCGGCCGACCGAGTTCGTCTTCACGGGGCACCCGCAAGGCTGGGAGGACCTGCGGCGTTCCTTTCCCGGACTGCCGATCCGTCATCTCGGTTTCGTGAGGCGGGGCTTCCTCCAGGTCCTCCTGGCCCGCGCCCGGGCGCTGATTTTCTTCTCGCTGTTCGAAGGCTTCGGCATGCCGCTCCTTGAGGCCTTCGCGTCCGGAACCCCGGTCGCCTGTAGCAACACAACGAGCCTGCCCGAGGTCGGGGGCGACGCGGTGGCGACGTGTGACCCGACCGACCCGGCGGCCATGAGCGCGCTCATGGCGCTGGTGTCCACCGACGAAGACGCGCGTGCCCGGTTGGTCGAGCGCGGGCGGGAGCGACTGACCCGCTACGACTGGACCGCCAGCGCGGCCCAGTTGGTCGAGGCGTTCGAGCGCGTTCGTGATCGGACCGGGGGGGTACGATCGGCGGCACCGGATACCGTGCGGGCGGTCGTACAGTTCGTTCGGACCGTTCAGGCGGATCGGGCGGCGCGGCTGGGCGTGATCCAGAACCTGGAGGCCCACCTCCGTAGCTCGGAAGCGGCCCAAGCGGAGCAGAACCGGCGGCTCGTGAACGCCCTGCAAGAAGTCGAAGCCGACCGCAAACACCTGCTCGCCCGGATCGACCACCTCCAAGCGGCCCTGAACAGGCCGTGGCCTTTGAGGTGGCTACGGTCGTGCGCGCGACTACTCAAGCGTCGCCTCCCCGGCACTTCGCTCACGGGCGGTGCCGGGGCACCGCGCCGGTGA
- a CDS encoding class I SAM-dependent methyltransferase — MDDRGTSAVIAHETDREGPVCWCGERGLRPFSPAYALCTTCGTLVARHGLTPEAAAVADDDRAFYGKDYWLSHQTNDLGNPDITRRARTDLSDRCMHWLRTLMGYKAPPARVLEIGCAHGGFVALLRWAGYDATGLELSPWVVDYARETFGVPVLLGPVEAQPVAEGSLDAIVLNDVVEHLPDPRATLAACARLLKPDGVLVVQMPSYPEGASFEQLRAGNSPFLHLMDGKEHLNLFSPRAARLLFERLGFSAIEFVRAHFDVHDMYVIAGRLPLVRTDPEALARTMMTPEQRVKLAWLDLLGEVELLQADRAARLDVIQRLDAECAARLDVIQRLEGAARQARADAAAARSECERLVGELRTRAATGSLTRKLMGLPRRAARYLKRSMRPRSVG; from the coding sequence ATGGATGACCGAGGAACGAGCGCCGTGATCGCCCACGAGACGGACCGCGAAGGGCCGGTGTGCTGGTGCGGCGAGCGGGGGCTCCGCCCGTTCTCGCCCGCGTACGCCCTGTGTACGACCTGCGGCACCCTGGTAGCCCGCCACGGTCTGACCCCCGAGGCCGCCGCGGTCGCCGACGACGACCGGGCGTTTTACGGTAAGGACTACTGGCTCTCGCACCAGACGAACGACCTCGGCAACCCCGACATCACGCGCCGCGCCCGCACGGACCTGTCCGACCGCTGCATGCACTGGTTGCGGACGCTGATGGGGTACAAGGCGCCGCCGGCCCGCGTGCTGGAAATCGGGTGCGCGCACGGCGGGTTCGTGGCCCTGCTGCGCTGGGCGGGCTACGACGCGACCGGCCTGGAACTCAGCCCGTGGGTCGTCGATTACGCCCGGGAGACGTTCGGGGTTCCGGTCCTGCTCGGACCGGTCGAAGCCCAGCCGGTGGCGGAGGGCTCACTGGACGCGATCGTCCTCAACGACGTCGTCGAGCACCTGCCCGATCCGCGGGCGACGCTCGCCGCCTGCGCCCGCCTCCTCAAACCGGACGGCGTTCTGGTCGTCCAAATGCCGTCGTACCCCGAGGGCGCCAGCTTCGAGCAGCTGCGGGCCGGCAACAGCCCGTTCCTCCACCTCATGGACGGTAAGGAGCACCTGAACCTGTTCAGCCCGCGGGCGGCTCGGCTGCTGTTCGAACGCCTCGGCTTCAGTGCGATCGAGTTCGTCCGCGCCCACTTCGACGTTCACGACATGTACGTGATAGCGGGCCGCCTCCCGCTGGTGCGCACCGACCCGGAGGCGCTCGCCCGGACCATGATGACGCCGGAACAGCGGGTGAAATTGGCCTGGCTCGATCTGCTCGGCGAGGTCGAGCTCCTTCAAGCCGACCGGGCCGCCCGGTTGGACGTCATCCAACGCCTCGACGCCGAGTGTGCGGCCCGGCTGGACGTCATCCAACGCCTCGAAGGCGCGGCGCGCCAGGCCCGCGCCGACGCCGCCGCGGCCCGGAGCGAATGCGAGCGCCTCGTCGGGGAGCTGCGGACCCGTGCCGCGACCGGATCGCTGACCAGGAAACTGATGGGGCTGCCGCGGCGGGCGGCTCGGTACCTCAAACGGTCGATGCGGCCGCGCAGCGTCGGTTGA
- a CDS encoding FkbM family methyltransferase produces the protein MALIARLRSTVGGMLWLVRAGGLRTRLQRLDEVSTRLDQIERQMETREAASAEAVGSVLQAVRDLGQQSTRGRLEQARDLRAFENRVHSQNGEDGILREILGRIGTTNRFFVEFGVESGSECNCAELVFGQQWHGLFLEAADHYFRSLSERYREHPGVKCVQAIVTSTNIENLLEANGVPTEFDVLSIDIDGNDYWVWSAIRRWRPRVVVIEYNASFPPPRKWVMQEDPTHRWNGTNYFGASLASLAALGRAKGYTLVATDSRGVNAFFVRDELVAADRFLDPVAAYHYSPPRYGPHLGGHPPGSGPSVEV, from the coding sequence ATGGCGCTGATCGCGCGTCTGAGGTCCACCGTCGGCGGAATGCTGTGGCTGGTTCGCGCCGGCGGCCTCCGCACGCGCTTGCAACGTTTGGACGAGGTGAGCACGCGCCTCGACCAGATCGAGCGGCAGATGGAAACGCGCGAAGCCGCCTCCGCCGAGGCCGTGGGCAGCGTGTTGCAGGCCGTCCGGGACCTGGGCCAGCAGTCGACCCGGGGCCGTCTGGAACAGGCCCGGGACCTGCGCGCCTTCGAGAACCGCGTCCATTCCCAGAACGGCGAGGACGGCATCCTGCGCGAGATCCTCGGGCGCATCGGTACGACCAACCGCTTCTTCGTCGAGTTCGGCGTCGAGTCCGGTTCGGAGTGCAACTGCGCCGAGCTGGTGTTCGGCCAGCAGTGGCACGGTCTCTTTCTGGAGGCCGCCGATCACTACTTCCGCAGCCTGAGCGAGCGCTACCGGGAGCACCCCGGCGTGAAGTGCGTTCAGGCGATCGTGACCTCGACCAACATCGAAAACCTGCTCGAGGCCAACGGGGTCCCGACCGAGTTTGACGTCCTGTCGATCGACATCGACGGCAACGACTACTGGGTCTGGTCGGCGATCCGCCGCTGGCGGCCGCGCGTCGTGGTGATCGAGTACAACGCCAGCTTCCCGCCCCCCCGCAAGTGGGTGATGCAGGAGGACCCAACGCACCGCTGGAACGGGACCAACTATTTCGGCGCGAGTCTGGCCTCGCTCGCGGCCCTGGGGCGGGCCAAGGGGTACACCCTGGTCGCCACCGACTCCCGCGGGGTCAACGCGTTCTTCGTCCGCGACGAACTGGTCGCGGCGGACCGGTTTCTCGATCCGGTCGCGGCGTACCATTACTCGCCGCCGCGCTACGGTCCGCACTTGGGGGGCCACCCGCCCGGAAGCGGCCCCAGCGTCGAGGTGTGA
- a CDS encoding MgtC/SapB family protein, producing the protein MELLEFAGNIALAIVLGTLIGLERQWHQHPAGLRTNALVCVGAALFVSLTRLLGDTNSPSRIASYIVSGVGFLGGGAILKEGATVRGLTTAAGLWCSAAVGTMAGAGFGLHAFVGTSFVVAAVLGLKPLARMVDVRRARHLPTPAAAAYVVKVVCLPEEHAVVRTVLARHLGGIPGMVVSGITTSKPKRHKQVVVIRAEARATPPNDRGVQDTVARLLIEPGVRSASWEKVAAPE; encoded by the coding sequence TTGGAACTGCTGGAATTTGCGGGAAACATCGCCCTGGCGATCGTACTCGGTACGCTCATCGGGCTGGAGCGCCAGTGGCACCAGCACCCGGCCGGGCTCCGCACCAACGCGCTCGTGTGCGTGGGCGCGGCCCTGTTCGTTTCTCTCACGCGGTTGCTCGGCGACACCAACAGTCCCAGCCGGATCGCATCGTACATCGTCAGCGGCGTCGGGTTTCTCGGCGGCGGCGCCATCCTCAAGGAGGGGGCCACGGTCCGCGGGCTGACGACGGCTGCCGGCCTCTGGTGTAGTGCCGCAGTCGGCACGATGGCCGGCGCGGGGTTCGGGCTCCACGCCTTCGTCGGCACCTCGTTCGTGGTCGCCGCGGTGCTCGGGCTGAAGCCGCTGGCACGAATGGTGGACGTGCGGCGGGCGCGGCACCTGCCCACGCCCGCCGCGGCCGCATATGTGGTAAAGGTCGTCTGCCTCCCGGAAGAACACGCGGTGGTGCGCACCGTGCTCGCACGCCACCTGGGCGGGATTCCGGGCATGGTGGTGAGCGGCATCACCACGAGCAAACCGAAGCGGCACAAGCAGGTGGTCGTCATCCGGGCCGAAGCGCGTGCGACCCCGCCGAACGACCGGGGCGTTCAGGACACCGTGGCCCGGCTCCTCATCGAGCCGGGCGTCCGCTCGGCGAGCTGGGAAAAGGTCGCCGCGCCGGAGTAA
- a CDS encoding isocitrate/isopropylmalate family dehydrogenase — MRKVVFVQGGGLGLDQEQAVRRLFEAARVPVEFEVHTAGRAALEHGLDALPAATFDAIRGCGIALKTKLLQPKGAGTPTAHGPLVPTNYNVAFRRKLGLFASVRPVHNLPGIPSRFSGVDFLLVREITEDLYTASEHEIVPGVVQSFKIVTEAACTRFFRLTFELARRTNRKTVHCIHKANILKMADGLFLDCYRTVAKDYPEITPKDLIVDNTCNQLVSRPQQFEVLAAGNLYGDLLSDLGAGLVGGVSTTAAINRGHDVTVYEAVYGASHESVPPDTANPLPLILPAIEMLKDIGEAPAAERIRAALCAVLTEGKVRTRDIGGTAGTVAFTDAIVARV, encoded by the coding sequence ATGCGGAAGGTCGTGTTCGTTCAGGGCGGCGGGCTGGGCCTGGATCAGGAACAGGCCGTGCGGCGGCTGTTCGAGGCGGCGCGCGTGCCGGTGGAGTTCGAGGTCCACACGGCCGGGCGGGCGGCGCTCGAACACGGGCTGGACGCGCTGCCGGCGGCCACGTTCGACGCCATCCGCGGGTGCGGGATCGCGCTGAAAACCAAGCTGCTTCAGCCAAAAGGCGCCGGCACCCCCACCGCCCACGGGCCGCTCGTGCCGACCAACTACAACGTCGCGTTCCGGCGGAAGCTCGGGCTGTTCGCCTCGGTGCGGCCGGTCCACAACCTGCCGGGCATCCCGAGCCGGTTCAGCGGCGTCGATTTCCTGCTCGTGCGCGAGATCACCGAGGACCTGTACACCGCCAGCGAACACGAGATCGTGCCGGGCGTGGTGCAGAGCTTCAAGATCGTGACGGAGGCCGCGTGCACGCGGTTCTTCCGGCTCACGTTCGAGCTGGCCCGCAGGACCAACCGCAAGACGGTCCACTGCATCCACAAGGCCAACATCCTGAAGATGGCCGACGGGCTGTTCCTCGACTGCTACCGCACCGTGGCGAAGGACTACCCCGAGATCACGCCCAAGGATCTCATTGTGGACAACACCTGCAACCAATTGGTGAGCCGGCCGCAGCAGTTCGAGGTGCTGGCCGCGGGCAACCTGTACGGCGACCTGCTCTCCGACCTCGGGGCCGGGCTGGTCGGCGGGGTGAGCACCACGGCGGCCATCAACCGCGGGCACGACGTGACGGTGTACGAGGCGGTGTACGGGGCGAGCCACGAGAGCGTGCCGCCGGACACGGCCAACCCGCTGCCGCTCATCCTGCCGGCGATCGAGATGCTGAAGGACATCGGCGAGGCGCCCGCGGCCGAGCGCATCCGCGCGGCCCTGTGCGCGGTGCTCACGGAGGGGAAGGTGCGCACCCGCGACATCGGCGGCACCGCCGGCACCGTCGCGTTCACGGACGCTATCGTCGCCCGGGTCTAG
- a CDS encoding tryptophan 2,3-dioxygenase, which translates to MDLTYADYLHLDELLALQRPRSDPPEHDETLFIVVHQAYELWFKLLLHELDKVKGDFVAGRTYPAISTFKRLRTIMKVAVEQVDVVETLTPMSFNSFRDRLDTASGFQSSQFREMEFLLGYKRVDMLKHQTPGTPGYERLVRRLNEPSVVDAFYAFLARHGVTIPDHLTTRDFTQPTAPDEVVEEGILRLYKGQPDLEILFELMTDFDEGFQEWRYRHIKLVERTIGSKRGTGGSLGVEFLKRSLFHPVFPDLWAIRHRL; encoded by the coding sequence GTGGACCTCACTTACGCCGATTACCTGCACCTCGACGAGCTGCTCGCCCTCCAGCGCCCGCGGTCCGACCCGCCGGAACACGACGAGACGCTGTTCATCGTCGTTCACCAGGCCTACGAGCTGTGGTTCAAGCTCCTCCTGCACGAACTCGACAAGGTAAAGGGCGACTTCGTCGCGGGGCGGACCTACCCGGCGATCAGCACGTTCAAGCGGCTCCGCACCATCATGAAGGTGGCCGTGGAACAGGTGGACGTGGTCGAGACGCTCACCCCCATGTCGTTCAACAGCTTCCGCGACCGGCTCGATACGGCGTCCGGGTTCCAGTCGAGCCAGTTCCGCGAAATGGAGTTCCTGCTCGGCTACAAGCGGGTCGACATGCTCAAGCACCAGACGCCCGGCACGCCCGGGTACGAGCGGCTCGTTCGGCGGCTGAACGAGCCGTCGGTGGTGGACGCGTTTTACGCGTTCCTGGCCCGCCACGGGGTCACGATCCCCGACCACCTGACGACGCGTGATTTCACACAACCGACCGCCCCGGACGAAGTGGTGGAAGAAGGGATCCTCCGGCTCTACAAGGGTCAGCCGGACCTGGAAATCCTCTTCGAACTCATGACCGATTTCGACGAGGGCTTTCAGGAGTGGCGGTACCGGCACATCAAACTGGTGGAGCGGACCATCGGGAGCAAACGGGGCACCGGCGGGTCGCTGGGCGTGGAGTTCCTGAAACGGTCCCTGTTCCATCCGGTGTTCCCCGACCTGTGGGCCATCCGGCACCGGTTGTGA